Proteins from one Listeria weihenstephanensis genomic window:
- the ftsA gene encoding cell division protein FtsA, translating to MGENEIYVSLDIGTSSVKVIIAEMANDRLNIIGVGNVASQGVKKGVVIDIDKTVDSIKKAIEQAERMVGVHISQVIVGIVSSQVQLESCHGIVAINSENREITDEDVWNVMDAAQVVPLSPEREIINVIPDQYVVDGLDGVTDPRGMIGVRLEMEGTLITGSKTILHNTLRCVERAGLEITDIVLQPLAEGSISLSEDDKEFGTALVNIGAGTTTISVFEHGKLTYTTVLPVGGDHVTKDLSLGLNTSTANAEKVKLEQGYAFYDDASADIAFGIDVIGSDQQQHYTQLEVADIVEARMEEIFMLTIEELSRVGKGHLQGGYVLTGGSMAIPGAIDLAGKVFQAHVRLAIPDYIGVREPSFTTAVGLIKYAYQMAEKEGRSVSAEPTEAPQNEESSPKPKQKTPKTEEEKVSTKMKNFFGAFFD from the coding sequence ATGGGAGAAAACGAAATTTACGTTAGCTTGGATATTGGGACATCATCTGTGAAAGTGATCATTGCTGAGATGGCAAATGACAGACTCAATATTATCGGTGTGGGTAACGTGGCGTCCCAAGGGGTAAAAAAAGGCGTCGTCATTGATATTGATAAAACAGTAGATTCAATAAAGAAAGCGATTGAGCAAGCTGAGCGTATGGTAGGCGTGCATATTTCACAAGTTATTGTTGGAATTGTCTCGAGTCAAGTACAGCTGGAATCTTGCCATGGAATCGTTGCAATTAACAGTGAAAATCGTGAAATTACAGATGAAGATGTTTGGAATGTGATGGATGCGGCACAAGTGGTCCCATTGTCACCTGAAAGAGAAATTATTAATGTCATTCCAGATCAGTACGTTGTGGATGGTTTGGACGGTGTCACAGATCCAAGAGGTATGATTGGTGTTCGCCTAGAAATGGAAGGAACGCTGATTACTGGTTCAAAAACGATCTTACATAATACGCTTCGCTGCGTAGAACGAGCTGGTCTGGAAATCACAGATATCGTACTCCAACCACTCGCAGAAGGATCGATTTCCTTATCAGAAGATGACAAAGAATTTGGGACGGCCCTCGTGAATATCGGTGCAGGTACAACCACAATTAGTGTCTTTGAACATGGAAAATTAACGTATACTACCGTCTTGCCAGTAGGCGGGGATCATGTGACGAAAGATTTATCACTTGGGTTAAACACATCGACGGCAAACGCTGAAAAAGTGAAATTAGAACAAGGTTACGCTTTTTATGATGATGCATCGGCTGACATTGCGTTTGGCATCGATGTTATCGGTAGCGACCAACAACAGCACTATACACAGTTGGAAGTAGCTGATATAGTGGAAGCTCGGATGGAAGAAATTTTCATGTTGACAATAGAAGAATTATCGCGTGTTGGGAAGGGTCATCTTCAAGGTGGTTACGTCTTAACAGGTGGTTCGATGGCGATTCCAGGTGCTATTGACCTTGCTGGAAAAGTATTTCAGGCGCATGTAAGATTGGCGATTCCAGATTATATCGGTGTTCGTGAACCTAGTTTTACGACTGCTGTTGGTCTTATAAAATATGCGTACCAAATGGCGGAAAAAGAAGGCAGAAGTGTTAGCGCTGAACCAACGGAAGCCCCGCAAAATGAAGAATCTAGTCCAAAACCAAAACAAAAAACGCCAAAAACCGAAGAAGAAAAAGTTTCGACTAAAATGAAGAATTTCTTTGGTGCGTTTTTCGATTAA